Proteins co-encoded in one Pyxidicoccus xibeiensis genomic window:
- the epsB gene encoding GH44 family glycoside hydrolase EpsB — MEDGVKRARMKAGAAVLSCALLAGGSVAVARATGLAGTGGSGEAGQDGAAAPGTAAPAAPAGEKAAASTAPVMLYDGGLAPDWKDIGWAQRELPKGAPARMRLFNYAGWILYKPKLEGSFGALSFRFSAPESFGEFLEARLDAHGAVSFPRIPITSELQVRKDGEWTEVLIPMELLNPRGEPFDRVVLRASKGVARDWVLFDKVALVPLPPDVAAALAAGGGRSGKGSGREARMSIDCTAPGHRISPLIYGIAFDGLREKQDKHQYKLGATTRRWGGNPTSRFNWKLGSTWNTANDWFYRNVDIGFSADDFLDANRKNGMQSALTVPILGWVAKDSTSYGFPVSRFGPQQGEDNGAGNGNARDGTPLKPGPPTQTSIEAPPEFVAEWVRSIREKDQSRGARSVQMYILDNEPMLWNSTHRDVHPEPLSYDGLMQRTIAYGTAVRKADPEAVIAGPAEWGWTNYLWSAADFAPGKMNHSDRRAHGDLPLIAWYLRQLREHEKKTGVRILDVVDLHFYPQSNVGVGLEGNTDPETNARRIRSVRGLWDPTYKDESWIGEPVRLIPRMKEWIAENYPGRGISIGEYNFGAFRHMSGGLAQAEALGRFAQENILAAFFWQYPTDGSPVYWAFRAFRNFDGKGGRFQDTWVPAKASENTSLFASRDDSGKKLVAVVLNLDPDQAAQAQIELKGCGTLDSVRVLGYSGAPGGFTEQTPGAKAAGTLTQRLPPYSMTVLDLTVTKP, encoded by the coding sequence CCGCTCCGGCGGGTGAGAAGGCCGCGGCCTCCACGGCGCCGGTGATGCTCTACGACGGGGGCCTGGCGCCGGACTGGAAGGACATCGGCTGGGCGCAGCGCGAGCTGCCGAAGGGCGCGCCCGCGCGGATGCGCCTGTTCAACTACGCCGGCTGGATTCTCTACAAGCCCAAGCTGGAGGGCAGCTTCGGCGCGCTCTCGTTCCGCTTCAGCGCCCCGGAGTCCTTCGGCGAGTTCCTGGAAGCCCGCCTGGACGCGCACGGCGCCGTCTCCTTCCCGCGCATCCCGATTACCTCCGAGCTCCAGGTCCGCAAGGACGGCGAGTGGACGGAGGTGCTCATCCCCATGGAGCTGCTCAACCCGCGCGGCGAGCCGTTCGACCGCGTGGTGCTGCGCGCGTCCAAGGGCGTGGCCCGCGACTGGGTGCTCTTCGACAAGGTGGCGCTCGTCCCGCTGCCGCCCGACGTCGCCGCCGCGCTGGCCGCCGGTGGAGGCCGCTCGGGCAAGGGCAGCGGCCGCGAGGCGCGCATGTCCATCGACTGCACCGCGCCCGGCCACCGCATCAGCCCGCTCATCTACGGCATCGCCTTCGACGGCCTGCGCGAGAAGCAGGACAAGCACCAGTACAAGCTGGGCGCCACCACGCGCCGCTGGGGCGGCAACCCCACCTCCCGCTTCAACTGGAAGCTGGGCAGCACGTGGAACACCGCCAACGACTGGTTCTACCGGAACGTGGACATCGGCTTCAGCGCCGATGACTTCCTCGATGCCAACCGGAAGAACGGCATGCAGTCCGCCCTCACCGTGCCCATCCTGGGCTGGGTGGCCAAGGACTCGACGTCCTACGGCTTCCCGGTGTCCCGCTTCGGCCCGCAGCAGGGCGAGGACAACGGCGCCGGCAACGGCAACGCGCGCGACGGCACCCCGCTGAAGCCCGGCCCGCCGACGCAGACGAGCATCGAGGCCCCGCCCGAGTTCGTCGCCGAGTGGGTCCGTAGCATCCGCGAGAAGGACCAGAGCCGCGGCGCTCGCAGCGTCCAGATGTACATCCTGGACAACGAGCCCATGCTCTGGAACTCCACGCACCGCGACGTGCACCCGGAGCCGCTGTCGTACGACGGGCTGATGCAGCGCACGATTGCGTACGGCACCGCGGTGCGGAAGGCGGACCCCGAGGCCGTCATCGCCGGCCCCGCCGAGTGGGGCTGGACGAACTACCTCTGGTCCGCCGCCGACTTCGCGCCGGGGAAGATGAACCACTCGGACCGGCGCGCGCACGGCGACCTGCCGCTGATTGCCTGGTACCTGCGGCAGCTGCGAGAGCACGAGAAGAAGACGGGCGTGCGCATCCTCGACGTGGTGGACCTGCACTTCTACCCGCAGAGCAACGTGGGCGTGGGGCTGGAGGGCAACACGGACCCGGAGACGAACGCGCGCCGCATCCGTTCAGTCCGAGGGCTGTGGGACCCGACGTACAAGGACGAGTCCTGGATTGGCGAGCCGGTGCGCCTCATTCCCCGCATGAAGGAATGGATTGCGGAGAACTACCCCGGGCGGGGCATCTCCATCGGCGAGTACAACTTCGGCGCCTTCCGGCACATGAGCGGCGGCCTGGCACAGGCCGAGGCGCTGGGCCGCTTCGCGCAGGAGAACATCCTCGCTGCGTTCTTCTGGCAGTACCCCACGGACGGCTCGCCGGTGTACTGGGCGTTCCGCGCGTTCCGGAACTTCGACGGCAAGGGCGGGCGCTTCCAGGACACCTGGGTGCCGGCGAAGGCCTCGGAGAACACCAGCCTGTTCGCCTCGAGGGATGACTCGGGGAAGAAGCTGGTGGCGGTGGTGCTCAACCTGGACCCTGACCAGGCGGCGCAGGCGCAGATAGAGCTGAAGGGCTGCGGTACGCTCGACAGCGTGCGCGTGCTGGGCTACTCGGGCGCGCCGGGGGGGTTCACCGAGCAGACTCCCGGTGCGAAGGCGGCTGGCACGCTGACCCAGCGGCTGCCGCCCTATTCCATGACAGTGCTCGACTTGACGGTGACGAAGCCATGA